accatttcctccgttttttgtctctccctcctcgtttCGTCCGTCTCCATCGATTGCTACTATGGGAGGTTACTTCTCAGCTCTTTTCTCACGCCTTATAGGTCCGAAGGAGGTTCGGATTCTCATTCTCGGCCTGGACAATGCAGGAAAGACGACGATTCTCTGTAAGGCGTCAAGGAGTCGAGACAACTGGTTCGTCGTCGCTCGCACCTGCATCGCTTCGCAagtcgtcttccctctccgtttcctcacATCTCAAGAAATCCTTcgcttgcttttctctctgcagatcGACTGCATTTGAACGAGGTCGTCGAAACGCTTCCCAGTAAGGCTctccccgctcttcttctcttctctcctcttgccCGCCTTCCTGTCCGTCTGCCTGCTGCTGTTGTGCTGTCAGTGCCTTGCCCGTGACTCTGCGCGACGTAGCGAGTTCCCTCGCACCTTGCTGTCTTGGGCCGCGTCGCCGGAGAGCAGTCACCTTCTCGGCCTTTGCTCgacctctctgtgtctcgcttGCGCTGTGCAGCGATTGGCTTCAATGTGGAGACGGTGCGCTATAAAAACGTCGAATTCCAGGTTTGGGACCTGGGCGGCCAGACGTCTGTCAGGTAGGTCAGCGGCCGACGAATCCAAGGCAGCACGACGCTGGCGAAGGTTGTGAGGCCCCCAAGGAAGCCGCGAGACTCCTGTGGGGAGAGCGAGACTGtctgagagaggaagaggcgatggggagacagagagacaatgAGGGAAGCCGGAAAGACTCGTGAGTCGCAGTGAGAGAAAACAGTTGGACCGGAAGACTCACGACTAGGCAGCAGACGCGAACGAGCGTCACTGGGGTCAAGCAGACGAGCCCAAATTCCAGATGGATTGAGATGGAGAGCACACCGATCTTGCACGTTCGAGAGAGTCTGTGGCGTCGTCTCAGTGTGCgggcaggagaagaaagaccaTTTCGTTCTCGAGAATGTGGAAAAAATTAAACATCGTTTTGCGACCTTGTGCCAGCTGTAAGTGTTGGACGTCATTGTCCTACGACAAAAAGCTCATGCCGCACCGGTGATGTTCTCGGCCTGGGACTGCTGTGCGTTTTCGCGCCCCCGTTCCGGCTCACATGCCTTTTTCCAGCTTATCGCGCGGTCCGCGTCGTCATCGTCTGCCACCCGTCGCTTTGAGAAGCTCTTGGAAATTCATTCTTCCACTCTCCTTTGCTGTTTCCAGACCGTACTGGCGCTGCTACTTTCCGAATACGAACGCAGTTATCTACGTTGTCGACAGCGCAGATCGGGAGCGCATTTCCGACGCGAAGCATGAATTGCATTTGATTCTGCAAGtaaaagacagagacggagctGCGTCGGAAGTCTCTTTCGCTCGAAAAGACTTCGATGGAAAAtgaagcagaaacgagacTGCGTCCTCGGTCCACGTCCTGTAGCCAGGTTACAGAGGCGGGCGCCTAAGTCTACAGATAgactcctttttctcgaaaCATTTACGAGTGCAACTACGGCTCTCGAGTTTCAGAGGCGCTGTGGACGATCGACGTCGTGCGTCTAAATACAGCGAACTCCGCTTCCATTTATGTGTGTCTCCTGGGCTGTTCTCTCCCATGCATGAAGCCTAGGTGTATATACTCCGTTTCTTACTCTGTATCATGCATATCTGCGATTCGCCATTTTTCTACATATGCATCGATACTGTGCGCGCCACTGCTAATAGAATGGTGTGTGCCGAGCAAGGAAGAGACGTCAGTTCCTGGAACGAGAGCGATgactcttcgtctcttgaCAGCGGCGATTGCCTTTGTTCGCTTTCGtcaggaggaagaactgcggggcgtcgctctcgccgtcgTAGCCAACAAGCAGGACCTGCCGGACGCTATGAGTGAAGGCGAAgtgagacagaaaagcgaaggcacagggaagagaggaacaacgggagaaaagaagaaggaaaccagAGACGCAAAGGAGAGCCTGGGGAGCCGACCGCCGAGAAAACAGCACAGAACGACGGGGCAGAtgaagggggagaaaggacaagAAACGCACTGGGAGAACCGACAACATGCAAAGACAGCGATAAACGCAGATCCATAGAACGGAATCCTACAGGATAGACACTACCACCTGAACATAAACATTCATAGAAGTATCCATCCATAGGTGCTGAGACACCGATACATAGACAGATGCAAACCCGTTCAGAAACGTAGAcgtatgcatgcgtatatatctatctatctgtctatatatatatatatatatatatgtatctggATATAGAGGGTTAGGCAGACGCATtaatatgtgtgtgtatatccagatatatttatatatgaaAGCGCATGAGGTTGAGATGATTCATTGTTTCCTCGATGCCTTCGTAGATCTCAGCTGCTTTGggacttccttctctgcgagACCGTCCGTGGGCGATCATGCGAACGTCCGCTGTCAAGGGAGAAGGTTTGGATCGAGCGATGGACTGGTGAGTGTGTCTCGATTTTACTCTCCTTCTAAAGGGGAGGGGGGAGGGGAAATCGACAGATTTGGCGACCCAGATGTCGCAGTACAGGCGCCTCGTTACGACCCACAAAGACAAAAATAAGCCATATccatgcatatgtatatctcTGTATACACACGTGtacgtgcatatatatatatatatatatatatctgtatatgtagagatgcacacatgcatacacacatgtatatatatatatatatatgcatatatatatatatatatatgtatacatatatatatatatatttaggcATTACTTGTGTATTCGTAAATCATGGTCGAGGCACGCTTGTGGCATTTTTCCGCTTCTGTTTGGTACATgcggtttttctctttcatctccgtcgcgcttctcttctcaggCTTACAGATGTCCTTTCTCAGTCGTAGCCCCCAACGTCTTGGGGAGAAGAAATCTCTAACAAACGAAGCAACTGTAAACCGTGACTCACATCCGAGTGAGACTGACACTGTTCAACTCTGTAGTTTTTAACTCAGTTAGCGGGTATCGTCTCTTTCGGCGTATATTCGGTACATGCATACCCTGCGAAGCGTGGAACGactgcttctcgcgttcgtTCTTCAGGAATGTCTCATCTGTCATGTGCATGCGGTTTAAatgctctcgctcttcttcgtctcgcgaaagagacgagaacaaGATCAAAATTTCTGCATcggtctctgcatgcgcgcgcgcatgcgtcgcctgGAGGAGCCAACATCCAAAGCAGGCAGTTTGCATATCTAAATCAAGTAAATTTCAAATCTATGCCGCCACCGAACGCTTGTCGAGGCGCAACTGAAGTCTCCGGAACGATGGTGATCCACGCATCGAATAGTGAACATTAACTTGGCGTATGTCGgtcagtgcatgcaaaggtACATACCACGATAGGTATCAAGGCATAACAACATATGTGCGTATATATTACGTgcatatgaatatatgtatatatatgtataatagatcacctatatatatatatatatatttatatgtatttatatctgcttgcatgcagagaacgggagaaacgcggaacTGTCCTGTGGTGCATTTTGCTTGCCTCTCCATTGGTTCCGAGTTTCGCAGCTCGTTTGAGCCTTGGTTTCCAAGATACGAGGAACAAGACAGACGCCATGTCGCGAGGGAGGGTCGCATAGGCTTTGTAGTTGACCGCCAGACCCAGACACACTGGGGCAgtcgcgaagagagaggacccAGAGAGATATGAAGAAAACCAAATAGGAGGCcaccgagaaagaagagacgagatTATGGCCATGCCAAGCGAATCGGAGACCTAGTGCTCTGTTTCACCCGGAATAGACTTGAATGTTATaactcttttttcttccaagGAATTCTTAACAACTGACCTGAGTCGGAAATAcccagaagagacgaaaggactCGCCCAAGAAAACGCTGGATGGCCAGCAACGAAAAGTCCAATGCATATCCTCAAACGCTTCCCTATCTTTTgcaacatatatatatatatatatatatatatatgcggaTGCGTCTATCCAGTCATACTATGTATTCACACACAAATACGAATACATCGATATGCACGGATAAATACACTCTCATATGTTTGCGTGTACAAATCTCCACCCAAAcgtacgtatgtatatatatgcacatatatgcatatatggaTTTATCtctatatgtatgcatgccaacgcaagcatatatatatatatatatatatatatatatatctacatatatatacgagTATGCAACACTCTCTACAACCGTGAATACAGGCAGTTTCATATAAAGGCGCGTCTTATAGAGGCTAAGGTGACGCCAGAGAAGGTCCGgcggaggggagaaggaagaacaggtcaaaggagagagagagccgcgTTGAAAAAGGCGGACTCCCGAGGCGGCATGACAGAAGGCggactcgcgtctctcgtAGCGCATGCAGGGACGCGTCGCTCTGCTCCGAAGATGTTTACGGTGCTGTCTCTGTAGGATTTGGGATTTGAGGCGCTTCTGTCATTTTTCCGAAGACTAGGCTTTGCCGTTCTGCTTGTTTCGCGGACTCGCTCGGCTGCATgttgtctccgtcttttGCGCGGTCTGTCTTGAGCTGCTCTTCTCGACGCTCCGTCAAAGTCGAGAACTCCAGGCGCCCACAGGTgacctgcatgcgcgcgaaCGTCCGAGCTCGGTCCCAGTCGCCTTCGACTTCCGCCAGTGTGCGCTGCCGGCGGTACGTACACTGGAACACAGGGTCAGTCACCGTTTCCGTTTGCGGGGAGAGCAGCCAGAACTTCACCAAGTCTTCTTTCAGGGGATACATCGAGAGCGGCATTTCGCACGCAGGCCTGCAAGCAAAGAGCGAGGCGCCCAAGGCTGCTGACGAGTCGAGGAGAGGccaaagagacgaaacagacagcaggaacggcgacagagaggagagagacgaacaaccggtagagagaagcgaagaatgtcgtgagagagagagaggcaggcgacaagagaacgagatgaaagaagaagatgacgaaaaaagacgaaagcgaagaaggagagaaaacagagagagaacgggaggcaggggacagagaaggaggagagaaacgaaagagagtcGAAgtgagaagggaaggaggcAACGACGACAATGAGAACGAAGGTgagggaagagaacaaggtgagaaaggaaaaaagggTGAGGAACGCAgcagagcagcgagaagacgaggagagcgaagacgacgagagtgatgagaaggagaaaggaactgAAGCCGCTGTATGTTTGAGGGGGAACTCACCGGAAAACTCGACGCTCTGCAGGGCTGAGGAACTGGAACTCAGGACCCAAATtgagcgaagcagaggcgccgTTGAAGAGGGAGACCGCAGGGTGGAATTCGGCTGTGCAGAGATCCCGGAAGCAGCGAGGGAAGAGCAGGCCGttgacggagaaggaaacgaaggaatcAGGGTAAGGAATGACGCGAGGCAGACTCGCGTCGTTCGTGACATCGCACAGTAGTCCTGGAAGCGcaacagaaggaaaggaaaaagcaTGTGAGGCGGAAGCGTGAGGAAGCGCCGAAGCTGCAAACACAGCACTGACACAAATTcggaaagacggagaggtTTCTTTAAACGCGGTGAGTGTGTTGCTCAGCCTGTCTGGACCATCccccgagagagaaaagccactgttttttctgccgaACTCCCCCCCGGCACCTCCCCCTCTCACCCTGCCCATCCCTTTCGAGGCCAAGCAAGTTACAAAAGAAGattcaacgcatgcagttttttcACCTTGTTGCAGGAAAGTCCACAGCTGTGCCAGGCCTCGCGGATCGTCCAGAATCGCGGGGGGTTCGTCTCCGGGCAGGTGAATGTAGCAGCCGACGACGTCTCCCTCTTTGAGTCTGTCCTGAGCTTCTTCCCACAGCAGCAgcgcctctttttccttcgcgtcttcttctgtcgcgtcttcttttgtCGCCGCTTCCCCCCGCGGCGGCTCGGGTGTTTCTTCCTGCGTTTCGCGTTCCTCAGGTCCGAGTGCATTCTCATCTGCGGTTGTTCCATTGGAAAGCCCATGCCTTggtttctcgctctgcggGGGAGCCGGCGAGGTCGAggctcgcttctttctctctctctcccgatCCTCTGAAGCGGAGACGCCTTCGCTGTGGTGAGTAGGacgcgcctcgccttcgctgcatgcgccgtgtgcctgttcgcgtttctccttcgctcggGTGGAAGTCAACCGAAGGTGAGAAATCCCCGCTTCTGGAAGCCGAAAGCCGCGCCTCAGCGTTCGTCGCCTCCCGGCCTGCACGACGAACAGCGGATTATtctcccttcgctctctgcgcagAAAGGAACGTCGCAGGCTGCAGTGCTCTGCGGAAGCGGCGGCGGCTCTTGCGGGGGAGGAAagccgctcttcctcgccgcgtGGAAAAGCGCCTTCTGCGGTGGCTGCGGCGTCTGAACACCAGAGCGCGCGAGCGCGGAGAGGGGCAGGGtgaggcgaaaaagaagaaatcgagTAGCCGAAACAGTTGCTGCCGATCGGTGCGAGGAAATTCGAGAGCCGGGTGCCCCAGCCAACGCGGACGCCGGGGGCCAGGCTGTCGACGCCGGCGGTCAGGAAACGCTCAGGGTGctcctggagagagaagagtgagacgcggaagagagtgcaacagaggaaagaccggagaaaaaggagagaggaagagaactcgAAGCGCGAGGGCGACCGAGACGCACTaggcgagacgcgaagagagcaggcagcgaacagaggcagaagagaggagccacagaaagaacagcaaggtgaaaacaagagacgcgaaacaCAAAGCGGGAGACGAACAGATGGAAGAGGCTGCtcaacgagagagacaccacgggagagcgagaactgcTGCGCGTAGGCAACCTTTCTGCAAATGACACAGAAATAACGATCGTCACCAGCCAGGAAGACGCCCCCCGACTGCCGATTCTCCGACCCTGTCGACAGGCTGTAAATGACAGCGAGCTCGCCTCAAAAAGACGCGTTTGCTTCTTGGCATCTTTTCCTGTGTTGCTCCAGCGTTTCGTAGCGTTCGTTCTCTACTTACATCACAAACATTCTTGAGCGTGCGACAGGAGCCCCAGCCGACGACGGGGAATGCGAGAGGCTCTGGTGCTggtctgcctttcttctcctctttttcggaCTTCTTCTTTTGTGTCCCCCGAAGAAGCCTGCTGT
This genomic interval from Toxoplasma gondii ME49 chromosome VIIb, whole genome shotgun sequence contains the following:
- a CDS encoding ADP-ribosylation factor family protein 1, putative (encoded by transcript TGME49_262860) yields the protein MGGYFSALFSRLIGPKEVRILILGLDNAGKTTILYRLHLNEVVETLPTIGFNVETVRYKNVEFQVWDLGGQTSVRPYWRCYFPNTNAVIYVVDSADRERISDAKHELHLILQEEELRGVALAVVANKQDLPDAMSEGEISAALGLPSLRDRPWAIMRTSAVKGEGLDRAMDWLTDVLSQS
- a CDS encoding hypothetical protein (encoded by transcript TGME49_262850), whose product is METLGVTAKRAKTEKRGVRSPFPSRAYIGTSSSPSYVSASLSLERSMQEGQGVVQSSSVKDRKREKRRERGRGSKERADIDGGGSDLRAEARRLGLCLRNEFVEHTFDPRYSSNVRLSPDRLTATGNKNWGTSLARCCCRQGSWYFEVTIGSSSSSSSSSPSSSSSSSSSSSASSARFEVGVNKTVVGEAGSCLSPSRLRSERTSLSSSRLAEPACGGPGAVQPDGGGDGDEDESKVERSAEAAGEDAREAASGEKLDAEERGEEDPASSATDSRLLRGTQKKKSEKEEKKGRPAPEPLAFPVVGWGSCRTLKNVCDEHPERFLTAGVDSLAPGVRVGWGTRLSNFLAPIGSNCFGYSISSFSPHPAPLRARALWCSDAAATAEGAFPRGEEERLSSPARAAAASAEHCSLRRSFLRRERRENNPLFVVQAGRRRTLRRGFRLPEAGISHLRLTSTRAKEKREQAHGACSEGEARPTHHSEGVSASEDRERERKKRASTSPAPPQSEKPRHGLSNGTTADENALGPEERETQEETPEPPRGEAATKEDATEEDAKEKEALLLWEEAQDRLKEGDVVGCYIHLPGDEPPAILDDPRGLAQLWTFLQQGLLCDVTNDASLPRVIPYPDSFVSFSVNGLLFPRCFRDLCTAEFHPAVSLFNGASASLNLGPEFQFLSPAERRVFRPACEMPLSMYPLKEDLVKFWLLSPQTETVTDPVFQCTYRRQRTLAEVEGDWDRARTFARMQVTCGRLEFSTLTERREEQLKTDRAKDGDNMQPSESAKQAERQSLVFGKMTEAPQIPNPTETAP